One genomic region from Gossypium hirsutum isolate 1008001.06 chromosome D13, Gossypium_hirsutum_v2.1, whole genome shotgun sequence encodes:
- the LOC121225522 gene encoding SET and MYND domain-containing protein 4 isoform X2 produces MEKLKCVVPERLKRRVEESHIDDLPSLSSSLLQLFLSLPQIHQLISELAAEPSTQAGLCGKNEGAALDLKQKGNQCYSSGDHSQALRCYSQALRLAPIDAHHTGKNLVATLYLNRASLFHKMGLPMESLRDCSRALEISPCYPKVWYRRGKVNATLGNYEDSVHDLSVAKDMEPSIGGKKQIERELDMLARHHEKTTAKPASQKSVEIPDVPSEIKLQCVKTPDKGRGMVSQFDIPQASLIHAEEPYAVVILKHCRETHCHYCLNELPADTIPCISCSLPLYCSQHCQVQAGGPIHIPDTMVGSNFKPTLECIPEHKHECQGVHWPAILPSDVVLAGRVVVKTMEQKGQFTDVPNLSETLGLCESYSKMSPESKLELHIYSIVLLFCLHHSFSSELSINGDSASQIVILLSQIRVNSIAVVRMRSNTNDSYDQQDWFQNFSFGEAEAASSVEQVRVGQALYKAASLFNHSCLPNIHAYFMSRTLLLRTTEFVSGGCALELSYGPQVGQWDCKDRLRFLEEEYFFRCWCCGCSEVNESDLVISGFCCVNPNCSGVVLDNLVANCEKQKPNVPETISNKSHLQVHELKDIDIKKVAQISLDQTQSSFHVDSGYCLKCGSYCNFASRSKEVKKAWTDFRRLQDSIASKDTCSTNLPDALRSLGLLRSILHAYNKGIAEAEDILAKAFCFIGDFEPARDHCKASIEILEKLYGPNHIAIGYELAKLASIQLALGDCTAVYKINRLSAIFSTYYGPHAGIIFPYLLVLERERSRIIQ; encoded by the exons ATGGAGAAGCTTAAATGTGTGGTTCCAGAGAGGCTGAAGCGGAGGGTGGAGGAGAGCCATATTGATGATCTTCCTTCACTATCCTCTTCTCTGCTCCAATTGTTCCTCAGTTTGCCGCAGATCCATCAGTTGATTTCAGAGTTGGCAGCAGAGCCATCGACCCAGGCCGGTCTTTGTGGCAAGAACGAGGGTGCTGCTTTGGACTTGAAACAAAAAGGCAACCAATGCTATTCCTCTGGAGATCATTCCCAGGCTCTGCGTTGCTATTCTCAG GCGCTTCGCCTTGCTCCCATTGACGCCCACCACACTGGCAAGAATCTTGTTGCTACTTTGTATTTAAACCGAGCTTCATTGTTTCAC AAAATGGGCCTGCCAATGGAGTCTCTTCGAGATTGCAGCAGGGCACTAGAAATTTCTCCTTGCTATCCAAAG GTGTGGTATAGGAGAGGTAAGGTGAATGCTACACTGGGGAACTACGAAGATTCGGTCCATGACTTAAGTGTTGCTAAGGATATGGAGCCATCAATAGGGGGAAAGAAACAGATAGAAAGGGAGCTGGACATGCTTGCACGGCATCATGAGAAAACAACTGCTAAACCAGCCAGCCAGAAAAGTGTAGAAATTCCAG ATGTGCCTTCAGAAATAAAACTTCAGTGTGTAAAAACACCAGACAAAGGAAGGGGCATGGTTTCTCAGTTTGACATTCCTCAAGCTTCCTTGATTCATGCTGAAGAACCTTATGCTGTG GTTATTTTGAAGCATTGCCGAGAAACTCATTGCCATTATTGCTTGAATGAACTACCTGCAGATACGATCCCCTGCATTTCATGTTCATTGCCATTGTACTGTTCCCAGCACTGCCAAGTGCAAGCAGGTGGGCCAATTCATATTCCAGATACAATGGTAGGCAGTAATTTCAAGCCAACACTTGAGTGCATTCCAGAACATAAACACGAATGTCAAGGTGTGCACTGGCCTGCAATATTGCCTTCTGATGTAGTTCTGGCTGGTCGAGTAGTAGTGAAAACCATGGAGCAGAAAGGACAATTCACTGATGTTCCTAATCTTTCAGAAACCTTG GGGCTTTGTGAAAGTTATTCAAAAATGTCGCCAGAAAGCAAATTGGAACTACATATATATTCCATTGTATTGTTATTTTGTCTCCATCATTCTTTCAGTTCTGAACTGTCAATTAATGGAGACTCTGCATCACAG ATTGTCATACTTCTATCTCAAATTAGAGTGAATTCTATTGCAGTTGTCCGTATGAGATCCAATACCAATGATTCTTATGATCAGCAAGATTGGTTTCAAAACTTCTCCTTTGGTGAGGCAGAAGCAGCTAGTAGTGTGGAACAG GTCAGAGTAGGTCAGGCTCTTTACAAAGCAGCCAGTTTGTTCAACCATTCCTGCCTGCCAAacattcatgcatattttatgTCGCGTACTCTCTTACTACGAACAACAGAGTTTGTGTCTGGAGGGTGTGCCCTGGAATTGTCTTATGGTCCTCAg GTTGGCCAATGGGACTGTAAAGACCGCCTTAGATTTCTTGAAGAAGAGTACTTTTTTCGATGTTGGTGCTGTGGTTGTTCAGAAGTGAATGAATCTGATCTTGTAATTAGTGGATTTTGTTGTGTTAATCCAAATTGCTCTGGAGTGGTTTTAGACAATCTTGTGGCTAACTGTGAAAAGCAGAAGCCTAATGTTCCAGAAACAATAAGCAACAAGTCTCATTTGCAG GTACACGAGCTCAAGGATATTGACATCAAGAAAGTGGCTCAAATTTCACTTGATCAAACACAAAGTTCCTTCCATGTTGATTCTGGGTATTGCTTGAAATGCGGTTCTTATTGCAATTTTGCATCTAGGAGCAAAGAAGTTAAAAAAGCTTGGACTGATTTCAGAAG GTTGCAGGATTCAATAGCTTCAAAAGATACGTGCAGTACTAACCTTCCAGATGCTTTGAGATCTCTTGGTCTTCTAAGATCAATACTGCATGCTTATAACAAAGGCATTGCAGAA GCAGAGGACATTCTTGCGAAGGCATTTTGTTTCATTGGTGATTTTGAGCCAGCTAGAGACCATTGTAAAGCATCCATTGAG ATACTGGAAAAGCTCTATGGCCCCAATCACATTGCAATTGGATATGAATTGGCAAAGCTTGCATCCATTCAGCTAGCTCTGGGTGATTGTACTGCTGTCTATAAAATAAATCGACTGAGTGCCATATTTTCTACATATTATGGACCACATGCAGGCATTATATTTCCTTATCTACTGGTTCTTGAGAGAGAAAGGAGCCGTATCATTCAATGA
- the LOC121225522 gene encoding SET and MYND domain-containing protein 4 isoform X3 has protein sequence MEKLKCVVPERLKRRVEESHIDDLPSLSSSLLQLFLSLPQIHQLISELAAEPSTQAGLCGKNEGAALDLKQKGNQCYSSGDHSQALRCYSQLQALRLAPIDAHHTGKNLVATLYLNRASLFHKMGLPMESLRDCSRALEISPCYPKVWYRRGKVNATLGNYEDSVHDLSVAKDMEPSIGGKKQIERELDMLARHHEKTTAKPASQKSVEIPEIKLQCVKTPDKGRGMVSQFDIPQASLIHAEEPYAVVILKHCRETHCHYCLNELPADTIPCISCSLPLYCSQHCQVQAGGPIHIPDTMVGSNFKPTLECIPEHKHECQGVHWPAILPSDVVLAGRVVVKTMEQKGQFTDVPNLSETLGLCESYSKMSPESKLELHIYSIVLLFCLHHSFSSELSINGDSASQIVILLSQIRVNSIAVVRMRSNTNDSYDQQDWFQNFSFGEAEAASSVEQVRVGQALYKAASLFNHSCLPNIHAYFMSRTLLLRTTEFVSGGCALELSYGPQVGQWDCKDRLRFLEEEYFFRCWCCGCSEVNESDLVISGFCCVNPNCSGVVLDNLVANCEKQKPNVPETISNKSHLQVHELKDIDIKKVAQISLDQTQSSFHVDSGYCLKCGSYCNFASRSKEVKKAWTDFRRLQDSIASKDTCSTNLPDALRSLGLLRSILHAYNKGIAEAEDILAKAFCFIGDFEPARDHCKASIEILEKLYGPNHIAIGYELAKLASIQLALGDCTAVYKINRLSAIFSTYYGPHAGIIFPYLLVLERERSRIIQ, from the exons ATGGAGAAGCTTAAATGTGTGGTTCCAGAGAGGCTGAAGCGGAGGGTGGAGGAGAGCCATATTGATGATCTTCCTTCACTATCCTCTTCTCTGCTCCAATTGTTCCTCAGTTTGCCGCAGATCCATCAGTTGATTTCAGAGTTGGCAGCAGAGCCATCGACCCAGGCCGGTCTTTGTGGCAAGAACGAGGGTGCTGCTTTGGACTTGAAACAAAAAGGCAACCAATGCTATTCCTCTGGAGATCATTCCCAGGCTCTGCGTTGCTATTCTCAG TTACAGGCGCTTCGCCTTGCTCCCATTGACGCCCACCACACTGGCAAGAATCTTGTTGCTACTTTGTATTTAAACCGAGCTTCATTGTTTCAC AAAATGGGCCTGCCAATGGAGTCTCTTCGAGATTGCAGCAGGGCACTAGAAATTTCTCCTTGCTATCCAAAG GTGTGGTATAGGAGAGGTAAGGTGAATGCTACACTGGGGAACTACGAAGATTCGGTCCATGACTTAAGTGTTGCTAAGGATATGGAGCCATCAATAGGGGGAAAGAAACAGATAGAAAGGGAGCTGGACATGCTTGCACGGCATCATGAGAAAACAACTGCTAAACCAGCCAGCCAGAAAAGTGTAGAAATTCCAG AAATAAAACTTCAGTGTGTAAAAACACCAGACAAAGGAAGGGGCATGGTTTCTCAGTTTGACATTCCTCAAGCTTCCTTGATTCATGCTGAAGAACCTTATGCTGTG GTTATTTTGAAGCATTGCCGAGAAACTCATTGCCATTATTGCTTGAATGAACTACCTGCAGATACGATCCCCTGCATTTCATGTTCATTGCCATTGTACTGTTCCCAGCACTGCCAAGTGCAAGCAGGTGGGCCAATTCATATTCCAGATACAATGGTAGGCAGTAATTTCAAGCCAACACTTGAGTGCATTCCAGAACATAAACACGAATGTCAAGGTGTGCACTGGCCTGCAATATTGCCTTCTGATGTAGTTCTGGCTGGTCGAGTAGTAGTGAAAACCATGGAGCAGAAAGGACAATTCACTGATGTTCCTAATCTTTCAGAAACCTTG GGGCTTTGTGAAAGTTATTCAAAAATGTCGCCAGAAAGCAAATTGGAACTACATATATATTCCATTGTATTGTTATTTTGTCTCCATCATTCTTTCAGTTCTGAACTGTCAATTAATGGAGACTCTGCATCACAG ATTGTCATACTTCTATCTCAAATTAGAGTGAATTCTATTGCAGTTGTCCGTATGAGATCCAATACCAATGATTCTTATGATCAGCAAGATTGGTTTCAAAACTTCTCCTTTGGTGAGGCAGAAGCAGCTAGTAGTGTGGAACAG GTCAGAGTAGGTCAGGCTCTTTACAAAGCAGCCAGTTTGTTCAACCATTCCTGCCTGCCAAacattcatgcatattttatgTCGCGTACTCTCTTACTACGAACAACAGAGTTTGTGTCTGGAGGGTGTGCCCTGGAATTGTCTTATGGTCCTCAg GTTGGCCAATGGGACTGTAAAGACCGCCTTAGATTTCTTGAAGAAGAGTACTTTTTTCGATGTTGGTGCTGTGGTTGTTCAGAAGTGAATGAATCTGATCTTGTAATTAGTGGATTTTGTTGTGTTAATCCAAATTGCTCTGGAGTGGTTTTAGACAATCTTGTGGCTAACTGTGAAAAGCAGAAGCCTAATGTTCCAGAAACAATAAGCAACAAGTCTCATTTGCAG GTACACGAGCTCAAGGATATTGACATCAAGAAAGTGGCTCAAATTTCACTTGATCAAACACAAAGTTCCTTCCATGTTGATTCTGGGTATTGCTTGAAATGCGGTTCTTATTGCAATTTTGCATCTAGGAGCAAAGAAGTTAAAAAAGCTTGGACTGATTTCAGAAG GTTGCAGGATTCAATAGCTTCAAAAGATACGTGCAGTACTAACCTTCCAGATGCTTTGAGATCTCTTGGTCTTCTAAGATCAATACTGCATGCTTATAACAAAGGCATTGCAGAA GCAGAGGACATTCTTGCGAAGGCATTTTGTTTCATTGGTGATTTTGAGCCAGCTAGAGACCATTGTAAAGCATCCATTGAG ATACTGGAAAAGCTCTATGGCCCCAATCACATTGCAATTGGATATGAATTGGCAAAGCTTGCATCCATTCAGCTAGCTCTGGGTGATTGTACTGCTGTCTATAAAATAAATCGACTGAGTGCCATATTTTCTACATATTATGGACCACATGCAGGCATTATATTTCCTTATCTACTGGTTCTTGAGAGAGAAAGGAGCCGTATCATTCAATGA
- the LOC121225522 gene encoding SET and MYND domain-containing protein 4 isoform X4, which translates to MEKLKCVVPERLKRRVEESHIDDLPSLSSSLLQLFLSLPQIHQLISELAAEPSTQAGLCGKNEGAALDLKQKGNQCYSSGDHSQALRCYSQALRLAPIDAHHTGKNLVATLYLNRASLFHKMGLPMESLRDCSRALEISPCYPKVWYRRGKVNATLGNYEDSVHDLSVAKDMEPSIGGKKQIERELDMLARHHEKTTAKPASQKSVEIPEIKLQCVKTPDKGRGMVSQFDIPQASLIHAEEPYAVVILKHCRETHCHYCLNELPADTIPCISCSLPLYCSQHCQVQAGGPIHIPDTMVGSNFKPTLECIPEHKHECQGVHWPAILPSDVVLAGRVVVKTMEQKGQFTDVPNLSETLGLCESYSKMSPESKLELHIYSIVLLFCLHHSFSSELSINGDSASQIVILLSQIRVNSIAVVRMRSNTNDSYDQQDWFQNFSFGEAEAASSVEQVRVGQALYKAASLFNHSCLPNIHAYFMSRTLLLRTTEFVSGGCALELSYGPQVGQWDCKDRLRFLEEEYFFRCWCCGCSEVNESDLVISGFCCVNPNCSGVVLDNLVANCEKQKPNVPETISNKSHLQVHELKDIDIKKVAQISLDQTQSSFHVDSGYCLKCGSYCNFASRSKEVKKAWTDFRRLQDSIASKDTCSTNLPDALRSLGLLRSILHAYNKGIAEAEDILAKAFCFIGDFEPARDHCKASIEILEKLYGPNHIAIGYELAKLASIQLALGDCTAVYKINRLSAIFSTYYGPHAGIIFPYLLVLERERSRIIQ; encoded by the exons ATGGAGAAGCTTAAATGTGTGGTTCCAGAGAGGCTGAAGCGGAGGGTGGAGGAGAGCCATATTGATGATCTTCCTTCACTATCCTCTTCTCTGCTCCAATTGTTCCTCAGTTTGCCGCAGATCCATCAGTTGATTTCAGAGTTGGCAGCAGAGCCATCGACCCAGGCCGGTCTTTGTGGCAAGAACGAGGGTGCTGCTTTGGACTTGAAACAAAAAGGCAACCAATGCTATTCCTCTGGAGATCATTCCCAGGCTCTGCGTTGCTATTCTCAG GCGCTTCGCCTTGCTCCCATTGACGCCCACCACACTGGCAAGAATCTTGTTGCTACTTTGTATTTAAACCGAGCTTCATTGTTTCAC AAAATGGGCCTGCCAATGGAGTCTCTTCGAGATTGCAGCAGGGCACTAGAAATTTCTCCTTGCTATCCAAAG GTGTGGTATAGGAGAGGTAAGGTGAATGCTACACTGGGGAACTACGAAGATTCGGTCCATGACTTAAGTGTTGCTAAGGATATGGAGCCATCAATAGGGGGAAAGAAACAGATAGAAAGGGAGCTGGACATGCTTGCACGGCATCATGAGAAAACAACTGCTAAACCAGCCAGCCAGAAAAGTGTAGAAATTCCAG AAATAAAACTTCAGTGTGTAAAAACACCAGACAAAGGAAGGGGCATGGTTTCTCAGTTTGACATTCCTCAAGCTTCCTTGATTCATGCTGAAGAACCTTATGCTGTG GTTATTTTGAAGCATTGCCGAGAAACTCATTGCCATTATTGCTTGAATGAACTACCTGCAGATACGATCCCCTGCATTTCATGTTCATTGCCATTGTACTGTTCCCAGCACTGCCAAGTGCAAGCAGGTGGGCCAATTCATATTCCAGATACAATGGTAGGCAGTAATTTCAAGCCAACACTTGAGTGCATTCCAGAACATAAACACGAATGTCAAGGTGTGCACTGGCCTGCAATATTGCCTTCTGATGTAGTTCTGGCTGGTCGAGTAGTAGTGAAAACCATGGAGCAGAAAGGACAATTCACTGATGTTCCTAATCTTTCAGAAACCTTG GGGCTTTGTGAAAGTTATTCAAAAATGTCGCCAGAAAGCAAATTGGAACTACATATATATTCCATTGTATTGTTATTTTGTCTCCATCATTCTTTCAGTTCTGAACTGTCAATTAATGGAGACTCTGCATCACAG ATTGTCATACTTCTATCTCAAATTAGAGTGAATTCTATTGCAGTTGTCCGTATGAGATCCAATACCAATGATTCTTATGATCAGCAAGATTGGTTTCAAAACTTCTCCTTTGGTGAGGCAGAAGCAGCTAGTAGTGTGGAACAG GTCAGAGTAGGTCAGGCTCTTTACAAAGCAGCCAGTTTGTTCAACCATTCCTGCCTGCCAAacattcatgcatattttatgTCGCGTACTCTCTTACTACGAACAACAGAGTTTGTGTCTGGAGGGTGTGCCCTGGAATTGTCTTATGGTCCTCAg GTTGGCCAATGGGACTGTAAAGACCGCCTTAGATTTCTTGAAGAAGAGTACTTTTTTCGATGTTGGTGCTGTGGTTGTTCAGAAGTGAATGAATCTGATCTTGTAATTAGTGGATTTTGTTGTGTTAATCCAAATTGCTCTGGAGTGGTTTTAGACAATCTTGTGGCTAACTGTGAAAAGCAGAAGCCTAATGTTCCAGAAACAATAAGCAACAAGTCTCATTTGCAG GTACACGAGCTCAAGGATATTGACATCAAGAAAGTGGCTCAAATTTCACTTGATCAAACACAAAGTTCCTTCCATGTTGATTCTGGGTATTGCTTGAAATGCGGTTCTTATTGCAATTTTGCATCTAGGAGCAAAGAAGTTAAAAAAGCTTGGACTGATTTCAGAAG GTTGCAGGATTCAATAGCTTCAAAAGATACGTGCAGTACTAACCTTCCAGATGCTTTGAGATCTCTTGGTCTTCTAAGATCAATACTGCATGCTTATAACAAAGGCATTGCAGAA GCAGAGGACATTCTTGCGAAGGCATTTTGTTTCATTGGTGATTTTGAGCCAGCTAGAGACCATTGTAAAGCATCCATTGAG ATACTGGAAAAGCTCTATGGCCCCAATCACATTGCAATTGGATATGAATTGGCAAAGCTTGCATCCATTCAGCTAGCTCTGGGTGATTGTACTGCTGTCTATAAAATAAATCGACTGAGTGCCATATTTTCTACATATTATGGACCACATGCAGGCATTATATTTCCTTATCTACTGGTTCTTGAGAGAGAAAGGAGCCGTATCATTCAATGA
- the LOC121225522 gene encoding SET and MYND domain-containing protein 4 isoform X1, giving the protein MEKLKCVVPERLKRRVEESHIDDLPSLSSSLLQLFLSLPQIHQLISELAAEPSTQAGLCGKNEGAALDLKQKGNQCYSSGDHSQALRCYSQLQALRLAPIDAHHTGKNLVATLYLNRASLFHKMGLPMESLRDCSRALEISPCYPKVWYRRGKVNATLGNYEDSVHDLSVAKDMEPSIGGKKQIERELDMLARHHEKTTAKPASQKSVEIPDVPSEIKLQCVKTPDKGRGMVSQFDIPQASLIHAEEPYAVVILKHCRETHCHYCLNELPADTIPCISCSLPLYCSQHCQVQAGGPIHIPDTMVGSNFKPTLECIPEHKHECQGVHWPAILPSDVVLAGRVVVKTMEQKGQFTDVPNLSETLGLCESYSKMSPESKLELHIYSIVLLFCLHHSFSSELSINGDSASQIVILLSQIRVNSIAVVRMRSNTNDSYDQQDWFQNFSFGEAEAASSVEQVRVGQALYKAASLFNHSCLPNIHAYFMSRTLLLRTTEFVSGGCALELSYGPQVGQWDCKDRLRFLEEEYFFRCWCCGCSEVNESDLVISGFCCVNPNCSGVVLDNLVANCEKQKPNVPETISNKSHLQVHELKDIDIKKVAQISLDQTQSSFHVDSGYCLKCGSYCNFASRSKEVKKAWTDFRRLQDSIASKDTCSTNLPDALRSLGLLRSILHAYNKGIAEAEDILAKAFCFIGDFEPARDHCKASIEILEKLYGPNHIAIGYELAKLASIQLALGDCTAVYKINRLSAIFSTYYGPHAGIIFPYLLVLERERSRIIQ; this is encoded by the exons ATGGAGAAGCTTAAATGTGTGGTTCCAGAGAGGCTGAAGCGGAGGGTGGAGGAGAGCCATATTGATGATCTTCCTTCACTATCCTCTTCTCTGCTCCAATTGTTCCTCAGTTTGCCGCAGATCCATCAGTTGATTTCAGAGTTGGCAGCAGAGCCATCGACCCAGGCCGGTCTTTGTGGCAAGAACGAGGGTGCTGCTTTGGACTTGAAACAAAAAGGCAACCAATGCTATTCCTCTGGAGATCATTCCCAGGCTCTGCGTTGCTATTCTCAG TTACAGGCGCTTCGCCTTGCTCCCATTGACGCCCACCACACTGGCAAGAATCTTGTTGCTACTTTGTATTTAAACCGAGCTTCATTGTTTCAC AAAATGGGCCTGCCAATGGAGTCTCTTCGAGATTGCAGCAGGGCACTAGAAATTTCTCCTTGCTATCCAAAG GTGTGGTATAGGAGAGGTAAGGTGAATGCTACACTGGGGAACTACGAAGATTCGGTCCATGACTTAAGTGTTGCTAAGGATATGGAGCCATCAATAGGGGGAAAGAAACAGATAGAAAGGGAGCTGGACATGCTTGCACGGCATCATGAGAAAACAACTGCTAAACCAGCCAGCCAGAAAAGTGTAGAAATTCCAG ATGTGCCTTCAGAAATAAAACTTCAGTGTGTAAAAACACCAGACAAAGGAAGGGGCATGGTTTCTCAGTTTGACATTCCTCAAGCTTCCTTGATTCATGCTGAAGAACCTTATGCTGTG GTTATTTTGAAGCATTGCCGAGAAACTCATTGCCATTATTGCTTGAATGAACTACCTGCAGATACGATCCCCTGCATTTCATGTTCATTGCCATTGTACTGTTCCCAGCACTGCCAAGTGCAAGCAGGTGGGCCAATTCATATTCCAGATACAATGGTAGGCAGTAATTTCAAGCCAACACTTGAGTGCATTCCAGAACATAAACACGAATGTCAAGGTGTGCACTGGCCTGCAATATTGCCTTCTGATGTAGTTCTGGCTGGTCGAGTAGTAGTGAAAACCATGGAGCAGAAAGGACAATTCACTGATGTTCCTAATCTTTCAGAAACCTTG GGGCTTTGTGAAAGTTATTCAAAAATGTCGCCAGAAAGCAAATTGGAACTACATATATATTCCATTGTATTGTTATTTTGTCTCCATCATTCTTTCAGTTCTGAACTGTCAATTAATGGAGACTCTGCATCACAG ATTGTCATACTTCTATCTCAAATTAGAGTGAATTCTATTGCAGTTGTCCGTATGAGATCCAATACCAATGATTCTTATGATCAGCAAGATTGGTTTCAAAACTTCTCCTTTGGTGAGGCAGAAGCAGCTAGTAGTGTGGAACAG GTCAGAGTAGGTCAGGCTCTTTACAAAGCAGCCAGTTTGTTCAACCATTCCTGCCTGCCAAacattcatgcatattttatgTCGCGTACTCTCTTACTACGAACAACAGAGTTTGTGTCTGGAGGGTGTGCCCTGGAATTGTCTTATGGTCCTCAg GTTGGCCAATGGGACTGTAAAGACCGCCTTAGATTTCTTGAAGAAGAGTACTTTTTTCGATGTTGGTGCTGTGGTTGTTCAGAAGTGAATGAATCTGATCTTGTAATTAGTGGATTTTGTTGTGTTAATCCAAATTGCTCTGGAGTGGTTTTAGACAATCTTGTGGCTAACTGTGAAAAGCAGAAGCCTAATGTTCCAGAAACAATAAGCAACAAGTCTCATTTGCAG GTACACGAGCTCAAGGATATTGACATCAAGAAAGTGGCTCAAATTTCACTTGATCAAACACAAAGTTCCTTCCATGTTGATTCTGGGTATTGCTTGAAATGCGGTTCTTATTGCAATTTTGCATCTAGGAGCAAAGAAGTTAAAAAAGCTTGGACTGATTTCAGAAG GTTGCAGGATTCAATAGCTTCAAAAGATACGTGCAGTACTAACCTTCCAGATGCTTTGAGATCTCTTGGTCTTCTAAGATCAATACTGCATGCTTATAACAAAGGCATTGCAGAA GCAGAGGACATTCTTGCGAAGGCATTTTGTTTCATTGGTGATTTTGAGCCAGCTAGAGACCATTGTAAAGCATCCATTGAG ATACTGGAAAAGCTCTATGGCCCCAATCACATTGCAATTGGATATGAATTGGCAAAGCTTGCATCCATTCAGCTAGCTCTGGGTGATTGTACTGCTGTCTATAAAATAAATCGACTGAGTGCCATATTTTCTACATATTATGGACCACATGCAGGCATTATATTTCCTTATCTACTGGTTCTTGAGAGAGAAAGGAGCCGTATCATTCAATGA